In Erigeron canadensis isolate Cc75 chromosome 6, C_canadensis_v1, whole genome shotgun sequence, the following are encoded in one genomic region:
- the LOC122604028 gene encoding uncharacterized protein LOC122604028 isoform X1, whose translation MDDDVLMEGIYGEEEEEGIINNNNNNKTNRRKRKGNNSQQNDRNIKGIMLSITKPSYTLKNTGRNVRSLRCQHRSRLRYLLQQLVRRQNWSEASGVLSLLLKATIKDNCLLSNRTKYWAALELLHHMGSAKVKPRRIQQLYDISMRKSYAGTKNKRAFFKQGRFDVQLEYLLFCLWQGDTDGAYQVVMSLLQESGFTSDPIANLVVGLAYSHLWYNAIQKEIGLHDSLESSSPIQSMSEPQQSMSHNHSDEQSAVEVLACSSSLQNSNTSIRIDKVFDPEKVVDQDRVVPMEVDYNLKKVPEYEELDMDPAESDQTGNASQFPHTGNKRYGSILYARDLDYMLMPIRQPITNNFEDFISLQRGIQTDHYKAAVKHLRVALHSTPPAFEALLPLIQILLFGDQVKEAIEEVESIVQNSDAALPFRLRASLLEHFSNEGANKLAICFEDALRKDPTCSHSLTKLIKLHHDGYYSVEKLVEMIALHLDATYADSEVWKEFASCFITLSQIDEDRMSTCEKSYGDSYTKCSKNPLDVFKDNLSRKSWKLRCRWWMNRHFTQTILASEIASGNMDLVAYKAASACHLYGPEFVYVVKAHKYLKKKRYQGRPVLKIHMEQAVKFYPA comes from the exons ATGGACGACGACGTTTTAATGGAAGGAATCTAcggtgaagaagaagaagaaggaattattaacaataataataataataaaacaaacagaagaaaaagaaaaggcaaCAACAGCCAACAAAACGACAGAAACATAAAAGGAATAATGTTATCAATTACAAAACCTAGTTATACTTTGAAAAACACAGGACGTAATGTTCGGAGTTTACGTTGTCAACATCGGAGTAGACTCCGGTACCTTCTCCAGCAACTTGTCCGCCGTCAAAATTGGTCGGAAGCATCAGGCGTCTTAAGTCTCTTGTTGAAAGCAACCATTAAGGATAACTGTTTGTTATCAAACAGGACTAAATATTGg gcTGCATTAGAGCTTTTACATCATATGGGATCCGCAAAAGTTAAACCAAGAAGAATCCAGCAGCTTTACGATATATCCATGAGAAAAAGCTATGCGGGTACAAAAAATAAGCGCGCTTTCTTCAAG CAGGGTAGGTTTGATGTACAGTTAGAATATCTTCTATTCTGTCTTTGGCAAGGCGACACTGATGGTGCCTACCAGGTTGTGATGAG TCTTCTGCAAGAAAGTGGCTTCACAAGTGACCCCATCGCAAATTTGGTTGTTGGGTTGGCCTATTCTCATCTATGGTACAATGCTATTCAGAAAGAAATAGGCTTACATGATTCACTCGAGTCTAGTTCTCCAATCCAGTCAATGTCTGAGCCTCAACAGAGCATGTCCCACAATCATTCTGATGAACAAAGTGCTGTTGAGGTTCTAGCATGCAGTTCTTCGTTACAGAATTCAAATACCTCCATCAGAATTGACAAAGTATTTGATCCTGAAAAAGTTGTTGATCAAGATAGAGTAGTTCCAATGGAGGTTGACTATAACCTGAAAAAAGTACCCGAGTATGAAGAACTCGATATGGACCCTGCTGAGAGTGATCAAACTGGCAATGCTTCTCAGTTTCCTCATACTGGGAACAAACGATATGGTTCGATATTATATGCTCGTG ATTTAGACTATATGCTGATGCCTATAAGACAACCCATCACAAATAACTTTGAGGATTTTATTTCTCTCCAAAGGGGAATACAAACTGATCACTATAAGGCTGCAGTGAAGCATTTACGTGTCGCTCTTCATTCTACTCCTCCagcttttgaagctttactccCTCTAATACAG ATACTGTTGTTTGGGGATCAAGTCAAAGAAGCTATAGAAGAGGTTGAAAGTATTGTTCAAAATTCTGATGCTGCACTTCCCTTTAG ACTCAGAGCTAGTTTGCTGGAGCATTTTTCCAATGAGGGTGCAAACAAACTGGCCATTTGCTTTGAGGATGCATTAAGAAAGGATCCAACTTGTAGCCACTCATTGACAAAGCTAATAAAATTGCATCATGATG GATATTACAGCGTAGAAAAGTTGGTAGAGATGATTGCTTTGCATTTAGATGCTACCTATGCAGACTCTGAAGTTTGGAAAgagtttgcttcttgctttatCACGCTTTCCCAAATTGACGAGGATAGGATGTCAACTTGTGAGAAAAGCTATGGGGATAGTTACACAAAGTGTTCCAAGAATCCTCTTGATGTGTTCAAAGACAATTTGTCGAGAAAGAGCTGGAAATTACGTTGTCGATGGTGGATGAACCGTCACTTTACCCAAACCATACTTGCATCAGAAATTGCCTCAG GTAATATGGATCTTGTAGCATACAAAGCCGCTTCGGCATGCCATCTTTATGGTCCAGAATTTGTGTACGTCGTGAAGGCtcataaatatttgaaaaagaaaCGGTATCAAGGTAGGCCAGTCTTAAAAATACACATGGAACAAGCTGTCAAGTTTTACCCCGCATAG
- the LOC122604028 gene encoding uncharacterized protein LOC122604028 isoform X2 — protein MDDDVLMEGIYGEEEEEGIINNNNNNKTNRRKRKGNNSQQNDRNIKGIMLSITKPSYTLKNTGRNVRSLRCQHRSRLRYLLQQLVRRQNWSEASGVLSLLLKATIKDNCLLSNRTKYWAALELLHHMGSAKVKPRRIQQLYDISMRKSYAGTKNKRAFFKGRFDVQLEYLLFCLWQGDTDGAYQVVMSLLQESGFTSDPIANLVVGLAYSHLWYNAIQKEIGLHDSLESSSPIQSMSEPQQSMSHNHSDEQSAVEVLACSSSLQNSNTSIRIDKVFDPEKVVDQDRVVPMEVDYNLKKVPEYEELDMDPAESDQTGNASQFPHTGNKRYGSILYARDLDYMLMPIRQPITNNFEDFISLQRGIQTDHYKAAVKHLRVALHSTPPAFEALLPLIQILLFGDQVKEAIEEVESIVQNSDAALPFRLRASLLEHFSNEGANKLAICFEDALRKDPTCSHSLTKLIKLHHDGYYSVEKLVEMIALHLDATYADSEVWKEFASCFITLSQIDEDRMSTCEKSYGDSYTKCSKNPLDVFKDNLSRKSWKLRCRWWMNRHFTQTILASEIASGNMDLVAYKAASACHLYGPEFVYVVKAHKYLKKKRYQGRPVLKIHMEQAVKFYPA, from the exons ATGGACGACGACGTTTTAATGGAAGGAATCTAcggtgaagaagaagaagaaggaattattaacaataataataataataaaacaaacagaagaaaaagaaaaggcaaCAACAGCCAACAAAACGACAGAAACATAAAAGGAATAATGTTATCAATTACAAAACCTAGTTATACTTTGAAAAACACAGGACGTAATGTTCGGAGTTTACGTTGTCAACATCGGAGTAGACTCCGGTACCTTCTCCAGCAACTTGTCCGCCGTCAAAATTGGTCGGAAGCATCAGGCGTCTTAAGTCTCTTGTTGAAAGCAACCATTAAGGATAACTGTTTGTTATCAAACAGGACTAAATATTGg gcTGCATTAGAGCTTTTACATCATATGGGATCCGCAAAAGTTAAACCAAGAAGAATCCAGCAGCTTTACGATATATCCATGAGAAAAAGCTATGCGGGTACAAAAAATAAGCGCGCTTTCTTCAAG GGTAGGTTTGATGTACAGTTAGAATATCTTCTATTCTGTCTTTGGCAAGGCGACACTGATGGTGCCTACCAGGTTGTGATGAG TCTTCTGCAAGAAAGTGGCTTCACAAGTGACCCCATCGCAAATTTGGTTGTTGGGTTGGCCTATTCTCATCTATGGTACAATGCTATTCAGAAAGAAATAGGCTTACATGATTCACTCGAGTCTAGTTCTCCAATCCAGTCAATGTCTGAGCCTCAACAGAGCATGTCCCACAATCATTCTGATGAACAAAGTGCTGTTGAGGTTCTAGCATGCAGTTCTTCGTTACAGAATTCAAATACCTCCATCAGAATTGACAAAGTATTTGATCCTGAAAAAGTTGTTGATCAAGATAGAGTAGTTCCAATGGAGGTTGACTATAACCTGAAAAAAGTACCCGAGTATGAAGAACTCGATATGGACCCTGCTGAGAGTGATCAAACTGGCAATGCTTCTCAGTTTCCTCATACTGGGAACAAACGATATGGTTCGATATTATATGCTCGTG ATTTAGACTATATGCTGATGCCTATAAGACAACCCATCACAAATAACTTTGAGGATTTTATTTCTCTCCAAAGGGGAATACAAACTGATCACTATAAGGCTGCAGTGAAGCATTTACGTGTCGCTCTTCATTCTACTCCTCCagcttttgaagctttactccCTCTAATACAG ATACTGTTGTTTGGGGATCAAGTCAAAGAAGCTATAGAAGAGGTTGAAAGTATTGTTCAAAATTCTGATGCTGCACTTCCCTTTAG ACTCAGAGCTAGTTTGCTGGAGCATTTTTCCAATGAGGGTGCAAACAAACTGGCCATTTGCTTTGAGGATGCATTAAGAAAGGATCCAACTTGTAGCCACTCATTGACAAAGCTAATAAAATTGCATCATGATG GATATTACAGCGTAGAAAAGTTGGTAGAGATGATTGCTTTGCATTTAGATGCTACCTATGCAGACTCTGAAGTTTGGAAAgagtttgcttcttgctttatCACGCTTTCCCAAATTGACGAGGATAGGATGTCAACTTGTGAGAAAAGCTATGGGGATAGTTACACAAAGTGTTCCAAGAATCCTCTTGATGTGTTCAAAGACAATTTGTCGAGAAAGAGCTGGAAATTACGTTGTCGATGGTGGATGAACCGTCACTTTACCCAAACCATACTTGCATCAGAAATTGCCTCAG GTAATATGGATCTTGTAGCATACAAAGCCGCTTCGGCATGCCATCTTTATGGTCCAGAATTTGTGTACGTCGTGAAGGCtcataaatatttgaaaaagaaaCGGTATCAAGGTAGGCCAGTCTTAAAAATACACATGGAACAAGCTGTCAAGTTTTACCCCGCATAG
- the LOC122603952 gene encoding signal recognition particle 14 kDa protein: MVRLQLDPFLSELTTMFEQTTEKGSVWVTLKHSCDKSAVQINKMKSAGKVPEYKCLVRATDGKKNISTLVGTKDHQRFQASYATILKARMTSLKKREKKDKRKATDTDKKQGVSKKRAATSKP; this comes from the exons ATG GTACGTTTGCAGTTGGATCCGTTTCTTAGTGAATTAACTACCATGTTTGAGCAGACTACCGAGAAAGGCTCTGTATGGGTTACTCTCAAACact CGTGTGACAAGTCTGCCGTGCAAATAAATAAGATGAAGAGTGCTGGTAAAGTTCCGGAGTACAAATGTCTTGTTAGGGCAACTGATGGAAAGAAGAACATATCTACATTG GTCGGAACAAAGGATCATCAGCGCTTTCAAGCATCTTATGCTACTATTTTGAAGGCCCGCATGACATCTttgaaaaagagagagaaaaaggacAAAAGAAAGGCCACGGATACCGATAAAAAGCAAGGAGTCTCAAAGAAACGTGCTGCTACCTCCAAGCCATAA
- the LOC122605041 gene encoding uncharacterized protein LOC122605041, with protein MDSSSYDQQGNSTTRFRYNPNDDQGSTEFSGILEIYVHHARNIHNICIYEKQDVYAKFSLTYNPDETFSTRIIHGGGKNPEFNEKLIIKINQFDAVVKCEMWMLSRAKNFMEDQLLGFSLVPISLVIGKGNELTQDFSLSSTDLFHSPAGTVKLSLSLSTALSFNHNIRGSNANSSITSEVVLLDPIEYSRIEFPDMNVVKQNQEMVSEYFGLSGRGSAQKTGLIGHGSFLCLGASGSADDYEMVANSGSISPNDSIQNSGFFSSTITSLSDDRNSADSLEKKNDLVTGESSNSANVESLAPKEEQRGKKDVKEESEMQQQIVDMYMRSMQQFTESLAKMKLPMNLEKTETEDRGDVIQRPLNNVEMENKKKDGTRVFYGSRAFF; from the coding sequence atggaTTCATCATCATATGATCAACAAGGAAACAGCACTACTCGGTTTCGATATAACCCGAATGATGATCAAGGTAGCACTGAATTCTCTGGGATTCTTGAAATATATGTGCATCATGCTAGAAACattcataatatatgtatatatgagaaacaagaTGTGTATGCTAAGTTTTCACTTACTTATAACCCTGATGAAACCTTTTCAACTAGGATTATTCATGGTGGTGGTAAAAACCCTGAATTTAATGAGAAGTTAATTATCAAGATTAATCAGTTTGATGCTGTTGTTAAGTGTGAAATGTGGATGCTTAGTAGAGCCAAGAATTTTATGGAAGATCAACTTTTGGGCTTTTCTTTAGTTCCTATTTCTTTAGTTATTGGAAAAGGTAATGAATTGACTCAAGATTTTAGTCTTTCTTCAACTGATTTGTTTCATTCCCCTGCTGGTACTGTTAAGTTGAGTCTGTCGCTGAGCACAGCTTTGTcatttaatcataatatcaGGGGGTCAAATGCAAATTCGTCTATTACGTCTGAGGTTGTGTTGTTGGACCCCATTGAGTATTCTAGGATTGAGTTCCCGGATATGAATGTAGTGAAACAGAATCAAGAAATGGTATCCGAGTATTTTGGGTTATCGGGTCGTGGGTCAGCCCAAAAGACCGGGCTCATTGGGCATGGTTCGTTTCTTTGCTTAGGTGCTTCTGGTTCGGCTGATGATTATGAAATGGTGGCTAATTCAGGCTCCATTTCCCCTAATGATAGCATTCAGAATTCGGGTTTTTTTAGTTCAACAATAACTAGTTTAAGTGATGATAGGAACTCGGCAGATTCATTAGAAAAAAAGAATGATTTGGTCACAGGTGAATCGTCGAATTCTGCTAATGTAGAAAGTTTAGCCCCTAAAGAGGAACAAAGAGGAAAGAAAGATGTTAAGGAAGAATCAGAAATGCAACAACAAATAGTTGATATGTATATGAGAAGTATGCAACAATTTACGGAGTCTTTGGCTAAAATGAAGCTACCAATGAATCTCGAAAAGACTGAAACAGAGGATCGTGGTGATGTTATTCAGCGGCCGCTGAACAATGTGGAGATGGAGAACAAGAAGAAAGACGGTACACGTGTTTTCTATGGCAGTCGTGCTTTCTTCTAG